From Triticum aestivum cultivar Chinese Spring chromosome 7B, IWGSC CS RefSeq v2.1, whole genome shotgun sequence:
CCCGTGCATGATTGAATGTTGTGGTGGATCTTTTCccatgcatgattgcatgttgagGTGACCCTTATCCCATTCATAGTTGTATGttgaggtggcatgcttgcatgttgagataaataagttagtggggataactctcttaggtatataggatatcGGACAGAACAGACCGATAAATCCTTCCTAGGTGTGTCACTGAGTAGCCGATTAACTGATTTATCGGCCCATTCGCCTATTAATCCTTTACTCGCCAACCGACCAAGCTGTTACCAGTAAACGATTTTCTGAACATTGCCAGTATCACTATAAGCACTTTATAACTTGGCGATAACCTCTAAAGTACAAAATAGATTACCACAGTGATtatatgaagaaaaaaaattaaaatggaGGTTGCACCCCCAATTACATGAATTAATGATCATGGCTTATAAGACATGCACTATGAAGTCGTACCTGTCGGAAGCCATGATTTCCTGACAGCTTCACGGTAATTTTTTCTGCCAAAGCTTGTCATTATCCCAATAACAACCAGAGGCTTCTTCCTAGAATGAGTCGCATTTGTCTCAGAGGTATATTTGCCAACAAATCCTTCATGCTTCGCTGCAGCCAACTCCATCTCAAGTGATGCCAACCTCTTGCCTTGCTGCCTAAACATTAATGCCCTTACTGAGTTACTACTATAGCTCAAAGTTCCAACTATCACAATAGAAAATCTGCAACTATGAAGAACCAGCTCCAATTTACTTGCAAAAACAGAATAATGAACAATGTAGCATGGCATTCGACTATTTGTCAGCGTGTACATTAAGAAGGCAACATCTGCATAGTAATGGGTCCTGCTAGGTCACAGTTACCTGCATGAAACAACCTTCAAAGTATCGTCCACTGATATTGCAGATCGCCCCTGAATTTGACAGAACTCGTATGCTTAGGTCACACCAAAAGGCAGCTATTGTTCTAGTTCTGGAAGGGATAATCGGATCTGAAGCAACATACCTGGCCAGTTCGCCTGTCGAGCTCTTTTATCAGGTAAACCCGATTCTGTGCATCCTGCCACAATCTAACATTTGCAAATGTCAACAAAGTTTCCCTCTCGAAGGTCAGCAAAAGGTCAAAAACCAATAATTTATGGATTATACTAGATAAAAACGAACAAAAGATATCTGCTCTTTTATCAGGTAAACGTGATTCTGTGCATCCTGAGACAGTCTAACATTTGCAATGTCAACAAAGTTCCCCTCTCGAAGATCAGCAAAAGGTCAAAAACCAATCACTTATGGGTTGCTTCATAGAAACGAACAAAAGATATCTCCCTCCCTCTATCTAGAGGATAAATGATAtataaaacaaaacagaataatCCCAGTTTAAGCAGTGGCACTAGAAGACCCACTTAAGCTTCCCAGACACACAAACTACACATTTCTTCCGCCAGAGCAATTCATGGATTCAGAATTCCCCATAACGGTAAACCCGCAGAAAAAAAAACCTTGCAGAGGGATCAGGCGTGAGCATTTCAAGGAGCCGCTCAATGCGTCGAGCGAGCAAGCGGACTCACCGGCCAGCAACGTAGAAGGATGCCATGGTGGCGAACATGGCGAGCATCATCGCCGACATCGGCGACCGCATCGCCCCAGTGGCCGATGGCGCTTGCCGCCGCAGGCCATCCCGGATCTGCATCAGGACCTCGGTCCCCTCCTTTCCCTCGGATCCCGCGCGGCACGCGTGGGACTGGACACTCCGCTCCGCTCCACCGTGATCTCAGCACTGCCGGCTCGCCATGGCCTCTGCCGTGGAGATCCCTGCGGTGCCCTTCCCAACCCTCCTTCTCAGTGACCAGCGCCAAAAGGTTTCTTCGAGTTCTGGAAGCTTCTGGAAGCTGCGGGGGAGGTGGCGGAGGTCGACTGGCTGAGGAAAAAGACTGGCTGAGGGGAAGGGAGGTCGTCAGGTGGGTGCTGCCGGTTGGTGCGTTGCGGACCGTTTTGGTGGTTCTTTTTCGTTGTTGCAGCGATTTGGATTTCAGAGAAATCCCCTGCTATTCAAAGGCCGAGGATCAGAATAGGGATGTTTCTATTGAGTGCGGGCTTATGGCGGCCGAGCACCAGGCAGGCATTTATCTTGCGCGTTCATTTGGGCCTTGGGATGTGCAATCCGTCAGTTCGGGCCAGGTTTGTGCCAGGCCTATAGGATGAAATACGGTCCGGCATATGACTAGCTCTCACGTAGGTGTATCCTGTTCGGCCCATTCCTGGATTCTGTTTCCTGGTTCTGCCAATGATCACATGACCTGCACCAGGGAAATTTGGCCCATGGGCTGGTTCGAAACAGCACAGCTCGTCCTAATTGATGACCCCCTGTCGCCGCTACAGGAAATCTAGTGGATCAGAGCGGCGCCACGGGACAGAATCCCCATTCCATCCCCTTCCTCTACGCACCCGCCTGCGCCAACGATGGCGCCTCCTCAAAGTTGTTCCAGCGGCGCCTCGAAGCTGTTCTGTCGCCATGTCTACCAATGGCTTAGAGTTAAATAGGTACACGTCTTCTCCTCCACCAATTTTTCCCCGGCGAGCATCTTCGCACCGATGGCGGAGCGCCGCTTGCCATGGTAAGATCTGGACTCATGTAGCTAGATTTGATTTTTTGCAGGGCCATTGACGGAGATGCGGTGTGAAGCTCTCCGGTACTGCCGCTGGAGTCTCAGGATTCCATGAGCGCTGTAGGTATGGAGGCGGTCGCCGCCGGCGAGCCACAGGCCATCGGAAAGGGAGCCACATATGACGTTTGCTCCGAGGCGACCAGCGGCTGGACGCGAAGGTTAGTCAGGGGGGCACCATGTgcataagaattttttttcctcGTCTATTTTGGCGATTGTTTAGCACGAACCTTGATTTGTTTTGCCAGACTATGACTATATTGTTCGATCCGGCGGTTAGCACACCTTCCTTGGATTGCTGTGCAGTATAGATGGCAGTTGTTTTATCTTGTGAGATGTAGATATTAGAAAGTAACATGCATTTGGTATCTAAATAGGGTCATGAGATGGAAAAAATGTGCAAGCCTAGGTTAATTCTGTTTTGCTTGGGGGATTGACTTCGACAGCATAACAAGTTCGTTGGTTTGCAGATGCGTTAGTCTCTAGTCAATTACCGATTTACTGTGGCATCATAATGCGTTTTGTTCGTTTGCCAAGTTGAAACTGTTATCTCAAGTCTTTTAATTTTCATACTGAAGGAAGTGGTTTCGGGCCTACATCCATTAGCCAATTACTGATTTATTTGTGTCATTTTTAGCGAGCTGGATTCGTTTGTTTCACGCAGTGGTGATAGCACTATAGATAAAAGAGTTTTAGTTTATAGGAGTTGGGTCGCTGCGCGAGCTGTGTGTTCTGTTTTGGATTTTTGTTTCGCTGTTCGTGTGGGATAAAAATGAATCCATggcatatgtatgtgttgtttttATGATTTTGCAGGTGAATTAGATTTTTAGAATACTGGAATCTGTATTCAGTAGTTTCAATTTATATGGTTTGTTTGAGCTAAGTTTTTAGGTTTGTTAGGTGGATGGATGTAGCGATTGTGCCTGACGTTTTTGGTGTTGATATATTTTTGTTTCGGGTGTAATTGAGCATTTTCATCCATGTGTTTTTCCACAAAAACACTGTCTGCAGGGTTAGGATTGGGAAGGCACCTGAGGAGAGGGAGATGAACCCTGATAGGAAAACAGCACTTGAATTGTCAGTTCGCGCTTATGCAGAGACAAAATCTGGGCCAGTCATCAATCCAACAATTGGCACATCTTTTGACTCATTGGATGAAGCATATGAGTTCTACAACCTCTATTCATGGGAATATGGTTTCGGCGTGAGGCTTGCGAAAAGCAGACTGAATGTTAATCGGAAGAGATGTATGCAAGAAATAATGTGTGCTTGTGCGGTATGTGCACTCATATGTCAATAATTCAGTATTGCATTAGTTATTTTTTCTTCTATGATTCGATCTGTTATTTTGTTACAGTATTGCGCTAGATAACCTAGGGTAATCTCTAGCTAACATTTGTTTTGTACTTGCTACCGTGTCTGCAGGGCAAACCAATGAGGGAAAACAGTCGATCATCAAGGTGCGGGTGTGAAGCCATGATTAGATTGCTCCGTTCAAATGACAACGGTTGGTACATATCAGAGTTCAAATCTGGCCATAACCACCCGTTGTCTGTGACATGTGGAGAAAAATGCATTGAAAGTCACACAGGCACATCGATAGGTACACGAAGGATCTGGTGAAACAACTCCGCGATAACAATGTTGGTCTTGGGAAGGTTTTCAGCATTGTTGGGAGTTTTTTTGGCTCAGTTGAAAATGTGCCATTTACAAAACGTTCATTGAAGACACTGTGCAGGAAGCTGAACAAGGACCAGTCAGACTCTGACGCTATGAAAACAATGGAAATTCTGGCTGATATGAAAGCAAATGATCCTGACTTCAATTACACCGTGCAAGTAGATGAAGACAGCAGGATAAAAACACTCATGTGGGTTACGAGTAGGGGGTGCGATCATTATCGGTATTTCGGTGATGCAATTACATTTGACACAACATACAGGACCAACCTATATGACATGCTGTTTGGTCTCTTCGTTGGTGTCAACAATCACTTTCAGAGTATAATCTTTGGAGGGGTCATGATGAGAGATGAGAAAGAAGAATCTTTCAAGTGGGTGTTCCGAGAGTTCATACGTATGGTTGGTGGGAAGCATCCACAAACTATACTTACAGATCAAGTGCGCTCTATGGAAATTGCAATCGAGGCAGAAATGCCAAACACAGTACATCATTGGTGCAAGTGGCATGTCCTGAAAAAAGCGAAAGAGTCAATGGGTGTGCTTTGGAGCAAGAACAGTGAATTCAAAATGGAGTTTCACAAGCTTGTTCATCACATGACCACGGAAGAGGAATTTGAGCAAGGGTGGCAGCAGATGTTGGACAAGTACTCACTCAAGAAACATCCGTTTCTGACACAGATATACGAAGTCCGGCATAAATGGGCTAAACCATATTTTATGGGTGTCTTCTGTGCTAAAATGACCAGCACCCAAAGGAGTGAGAGCGCAAATCACCTTCTGAAGGGGTACGTGCCTCCAGGGTGTCCAATGCATCTGTTCCTCAAGCAATTTGAGAAGCTTCAATTTGACCGGCAATCTGAAGAAAGCTTCCAGGAGAAAAGAACATCACTGGTAAAAAAACTCCATACGTTGCCCGTACTTTCTGACGGCTTGAAACAAGTTTTTCAGTACATACCCTCCCCAGTTCCAACTCTTGATCTTGCTAATGTCATTAAGTGCAGCCCAGAAATCTATGGATATATAATCATGTTTGGAGGTTGGAGCCAGCACATGACCGATTATAAAAATAACAAATGCAATCTTGAAACAGTCCTACTGTACTTGGGAGGACGCTTCTGAtatagctccaagcaaaacatTTTCAGCTGCTTTTAGGCTATGTGTGCCTTTGTCGCTGAATGTTACTGCCATTCGGGTGTACTCGATCCAGGCTTCTGATGGCTCGACACCTTCGCCGTTTATATCGAATTCACCGGAGGGGATGCCAAAAACATAATTAAGCTTCTGTTCGAACAGTTCAAGCACGCCCTGTTCATCAAGGTTGATTGTGCTGGATTCTACATGCACTCGGTCCATTAGAAAAGTGCTATACTTCAGATTAATCTTCTGCCATGCCTTCACATCTAGAACCCCCCCAAAACCAGTCTCCATAACTAGTTGCCGCTTGAAATCACTGAACTTGGCAACAACCGAACCAACTTTGAGCAATGAAAGCCTGGAAGTAAAACATGGTGTCCCTGGCAATCCAGTGGAACCACCTGAACCATCCTCGTCGCTAACCCAATCTTCCGGGGATTGGTCACTGTTTTCTACACGATTAATCACCATAGCAGCTTGTATCCCACTAAATAAATCTGTCATCCTCACTTCTCTAATTGCCTCAGAGCAAAAAACTTCTGCCTACGCGAACAGAAGCGAGCTAGGGATGAGCAAGACACCACGAACAGAGAAGGATACGACACCACAACGCCAACAAAATAGGAGGGGGCGAGGGTGGGTACCTTTCGGGAGAACTCTGCTGCCGTACGCCGCACACCGCTGGCCAAGAATCAACCTCGTCGTCGCCTGGACGCCTGGGGGGCGAGGGAGTCGGTGCTCCGGCTGGCTCCTTCAGAAGAAAAGCAGGGGAAGAACAGCGGGGGATGGAGAGATGAATGCCGAGGGCAGGGGTAGATGGAGACAACTTTGGGTGAGGTGACGGCGTAGTAAATTCCAATGAGATACATGACCCTAAAAAGAGAACCAGGATGCGCGGCGAAAAGTTGATGCTGCGCAGCGGGCATCACGCATAATAACTGAACTGGCTAATGATATCTCTATGGTTATTAGCGGCCGTCACACCTAAAACCTGAACGCGTCGTCTACTTGCAATGTTCCAACCAAGTGTTTAACTTGTGTTAGTTAACAATCATCACATGACATGCATCATGGCAAATGTACTGCACGCACGGGGCACATCTTACTAACCCACACACTTGTCAATATCATGGGCAGTACCTGAAAATTAGTGAAACAAAACAACTTGTTTGGTTCAGTACGGCGAATTGTACCTAAAGGAAACCAACTTGCGTGTTAGCTGGTCGTCAGAATGCCACGTCGTCCCGATTGAAGAAAATTGTGGCTGTGAATCAGCAACGTTGCTCCACAGGGGAAATGCACTTCGCACATGTCTCCGCCGTCCCCCGGTCGAACAAGTACAGCTGCCCAGAGTTCTGGTCGTACATGTCAGCTGCGAGACAGAAGCCTATAGACTTTTGCATGTGTGGGACCTGGCTCATCCAATACAGGCCAAAAATAAATGAAATACGCGAGGGATACGCGGCGAGGGGGAATCCACATGGCGTTTGCACGGCCTAGATACAGGCCTGCCTGGTGCACGGCCGCTGTTCGCATTTTCCGTGCTTCTATTTGACTACCTAGTAAGCAACGCACATTAATATTTAGACAATATATTATTTGCACGCGGATATTAAGTATGATATTATCTGTGTTATAATTTCTGTGATTATGTGAATAGTTAacgtgtacgtgcaatgcacgttaatttagaAGTATATTAAATGCATGCTGATATTAAGTAGTAGGATATTattagcactatatttggcatgaaattaacggcacaataaatgtgttgagcgctcgatATTGAAGCAGTCTAAGtcattggattgacatgatttgatggccgagattaattgaaTCTGCCTCTTTGGTTCTTTTTATATTGGTACAGAtacagatatagatatagatatagattgattatagcaaaagaaagaaagaaatcatTTTCTCTGACCCAGCGTGTTACTACTATCCTAATTTGGTTAGTTTGGGCCCCTCCTCAAGCCACGATGTGGGGAGGACCGACTTGCCGCTTAGGCGCCTGGCTCTATGCCGTTCTGGACTCCTCCTCCTCTT
This genomic window contains:
- the LOC123156742 gene encoding protein FAR1-RELATED SEQUENCE 8 encodes the protein MSAVGMEAVAAGEPQAIGKGATYDVCSEATSGWTRRVRIGKAPEEREMNPDRKTALELSVRAYAETKSGPVINPTIGTSFDSLDEAYEFYNLYSWEYGFGVRLAKSRLNVNRKRCMQEIMCACAGKPMRENSRSSRCGCEAMIRLLRSNDNGWYISEFKSGHNHPLSVTCGEKCIESHTGTSIGTRRIW